In the Leishmania mexicana MHOM/GT/2001/U1103 complete genome, chromosome 31 genome, one interval contains:
- a CDS encoding nucleoside diphosphate kinase b, whose translation MSSERTFIAVKPDGVQRGLAGEIICRFERKGYKLVALKMLQPTTEQAEGHYKDLSSKPFFPALVKYFSSGPIVCMVWEGKNVVKGGRMLLGATNPADSHPGTIRGDFAVDVGRNVCHGSDSVESAEREIAFWFKADELACWTSHSVSQIYE comes from the coding sequence ATGTCCTCTGAGCGCACCTTTATTGCCGTCAAGCCGGACGGTGTGCAGCGCGGCCTCGCTGGCGAGATCATCTGCCGCTTCGAGCGTAAGGGCTACAAGCTCGTCGCCTTGAAGATGCTGCAGCCGACGACGGAGCAGGCCGAGGGTCACTATAAGGACCTTTCCTCCAAGCCGTTCTTCCCGGCCCTTGTGAAGTACTTCTCCTCCGGCCCGATCGTGTGTATGGTGTGGGAGGGCAAGAACGTGGTGAAGGGCGGCCGCATGCTGCTCGGCGCGACGAACCCGGCCGACTCACATCCCGGCACGATCCGCGGCGACTTCGCCGTGGATGTGGGCCGCAACGTGTGCCACGGCTCCGACTCCGTGGAGAGCGCGGAGCGCGAGATCGCCTTTTGGTTCAAGGCGGATGAGCTCGCGTGCTGGACGTCGCACTCCGTGTCCCAGATCTACGAGTGA
- a CDS encoding nucleoside diphosphate kinase b: MSSERTFIAVKPDGVQRGLAGEIICRFERKGYKLVALKMLQPTTEQAEGHYKDLSSKPFFPALVKYFSSGPIVCMVWEGKNVVKGGRMLLGATNPADSHPGTIRGDFAVDVGRNVCHGSDSVESAEREIAFWFKADELACWTSHSVSQIYE; this comes from the coding sequence ATGTCCTCTGAGCGCACCTTTATTGCCGTCAAGCCGGACGGTGTGCAGCGCGGCCTCGCTGGCGAGATCATCTGCCGCTTCGAGCGTAAGGGCTACAAGCTCGTCGCCTTGAAGATGCTGCAGCCGACGACGGAGCAGGCCGAGGGTCACTATAAGGACCTTTCCTCCAAGCCGTTCTTCCCGGCCCTTGTGAAGTACTTCTCCTCCGGCCCGATCGTGTGTATGGTGTGGGAGGGCAAGAACGTGGTGAAGGGCGGCCGCATGCTGCTCGGCGCGACGAACCCGGCCGACTCACATCCCGGCACGATCCGCGGCGACTTCGCCGTGGATGTGGGCCGCAACGTGTGCCACGGCTCCGACTCCGTGGAGAGCGCGGAGCGCGAGATCGCCTTTTGGTTCAAGGCGGATGAGCTCGCGTGCTGGACGTCACACTCCGTGTCCCAGATCTACGAGTAG
- a CDS encoding tubulin-tyrosine ligase-like protein, producing the protein MRHCGSIYEEMAKQLLATGRWSHLSVRQCSVTKALVVSETQKDLSETNLHLLLGEKMPCERVIATRRFMSKRYRSRLGEGTNARRSSYGSRPYTSPGLRMPMGSGDDGEVRVVDFVENTRSITLKSSMVTALLKYHNYNWNTLGDYLPMSFKLTPCQSSRDERQQLLATVKGSMRLPREGDEPRLWIAKSSAGCHGDNIEIFRGDYRGILKLLRFIDSQHGSQPWIAQQYVDRPLLYHKRKFDIRCWALLLRDMYEIYVHEELVMRTSSVPYNRKTATSKTPAGRLAHITNHCVQETSKMYSLYEESNELWREHLDGLIRYKGTVRVAKLKQEKYTSLYSPRPQEPSRGDVPYPTRYSNDSRESPYPIREVNRGDSATAPFLVSAHDEPTTITLDNHIMPQIHFIIRDSLLAARSHVPDEPDIPPTHTFQVFGYDFLIDENLKVWLLEINGAPGGPDRLKPALVKDTIELAVAPYFPGTMNLKAKGHNGYVRVYP; encoded by the coding sequence ATGCGGCACTGCGGCTCCATCTATGAGGAGATGGCGAAGCAGCTTCTGGCGACCGGCCGTTGGTCCCACCTATCCGTCCGCCAATGCTCTGTCACGAAAGCCCTCGTCGTCTCTGAAACGCAAAAAGACTTATCTGAGACGAACCTGCACTTGCTCCTTGGAGAGAAGATGCCGTGCGAGCGGGTAATTGCAACCCGGCGTTTCATGTCGAAGCGGTACCGGAGCCGCCTTGGCGAGGGCACCAACGCGAGGCGCTCCTCCTACGGCTCGCGCCCCTACACGTCCCCGGGACTCCGGATGCCgatgggcagcggcgatgacggcgaggtgcgcgtggtggACTTTGTGGAGAACACGCGAAGCATTACGTTGAAGAGTTCAatggtgacggcgctgctaAAGTACCACAACTACAACTGGAATACGCTTGGCGACTATCTTCCTATGTCCTTTAAGCTGACGCCATGCCAGTCAAGCCGTGACGAGAGGCAGCAACTGCTAGCAACAGTAAAGGGCAGTATGCGGCTACCTCGCGAGGGGGATGAGCCGCGCTTGTGGATCGCGAAGAGCTCGGCCGGGTGCCACGGCGACAACATTGAGATTTTTCGCGGTGACTACCGGGGAATTCTaaagctgctgcgcttcatCGACAGCCAACACGGCAGTCAACCTTGGATAGCGCAGCAGTACGTAGATCGTCCTCTCCTGTACCACAAGCGCAAGTTCGACATCCGGTGCTGGGCTTTGCTCCTTCGCGATATGTACGAGATCTACGTGCACGAGGAGTTGGTGatgcgcaccagcagcgtgCCGTACAATCGCAAAACCGCGACGTCCAAGACTCCCGCGGGTCGGCTGGCGCACATCACGAATCATTGCGTGCAGGAAACGAGCAAGATGTACTCGTTGTACGAGGAGAGCAACGAGCTGTGGCGGGAGCACTTGGATGGACTCATACGCTACAAGGGAACGGTGAGAGTTGCAAAGCTGAAGCAGGAAAAGTACACTTCTCTCTACAGTCCGCGCCCACAGGAGCCGAGCCGCGGCGACGTTCCGTACCCGACAAGGTACTCAAACGATTCGCGGGAGTCCCCGTACCCGATTCGCGAGGTGAACCGCGGTGACAGTGCAACTGCCCCATTCCTCGTCAGCGCCCATGATGAGCCAACCACGATCACCCTCGACAATCACATCATGCCGCAGATCCACTTTATCATTCGCGACTCGCTGCTGGCCGCACGGTCGCACGTGCCAGATGAGCCGGACATCCCCCCTACCCATACCTTTCAAGTCTTCGGATACGATTTTCTCATCGACGAGAACCTCAAAGTGTGGCTCCTGGAGATCAACGGTGCGCCGGGGGGCCCTGACCGCCTGAAGCCTGCGCTGGTGAAGGATACAATTGAGCTGGCGGTGGCCCCATACTTTCCGGGTACGATGAACCTGAAAGCAAAGGGGCACAACGGctatgtgcgcgtgtatcCTTGA